Proteins found in one Timaviella obliquedivisa GSE-PSE-MK23-08B genomic segment:
- a CDS encoding transposase — translation NKDYEHLPQTSETLIYLAMIRIMVRRLA, via the coding sequence GAACAAAGATTATGAACACCTTCCGCAGACCTCAGAGACTCTGATCTATCTGGCGATGATCCGGATTATGGTGAGGCGATTGGCGTAA